A section of the Solitalea canadensis DSM 3403 genome encodes:
- the ligA gene encoding NAD-dependent DNA ligase LigA — protein sequence MQIEEAKKTIEALTAELNQHNYNYYVLAHPTISDYDFDQKLKQLVDLEREFPELQEPDSPTLKVGGEITKTFKTVQHKYPMLSLGNTYSEQDLIDFDNRIRKALGDDFEYVCELKFDGLSMSLTYENGKLARGVTRGDGTKGDDVTTNVKTIKTIPHKLKGEGFPAEFEIRGEIFMHKAAFVKLNAEREENGEQPFANPRNFASGTMKMQDSTEVAKRPLDCFLYFLYGDNLPYKTHWESLQAVKSWGFKVSEHIKLCKNINEVLDFIHLFEDERFKLSFDIDGIVIKVNSYAQQQELGFTAKSPRWAISYKYKAQEVETKLLSITYQVGRTGAVTPVANLQPVLLAGTTVKRATLHNANEIERLDVREGDTVLVEKGGEIIPKIIKVNLDKRPNGLPPTLFTTTCPECGSTLTRTEGEAAWYCPNDSGCPPQIIGKMQHFTGRKAMNIDSLGDETIVQLYNAELLHNISDIYALKDKRDQLRQMERMGEKSVNNLIEGIEQSKQMPFEKVLFGLGIRYVGETVAKKLAQHFKNIDNLANASLLELTEVNEIGTRIAESVTEYFAENNHRLLIEQLKQDGLQFEVEEKEIVLASNKLEGKTFLISGVFEGFGREELKDLIEANGGKMLSSISSKLNFLVAGDNMGPSKLKKATDLNIPIISDKDLMSMLN from the coding sequence ATGCAAATCGAAGAAGCAAAAAAAACAATCGAGGCTTTAACTGCCGAACTCAATCAACATAACTATAACTATTACGTACTTGCTCACCCTACCATTTCTGACTATGATTTTGACCAGAAATTAAAGCAATTAGTAGATCTAGAGCGGGAATTTCCTGAATTGCAGGAACCTGATTCTCCTACACTGAAAGTGGGTGGCGAGATCACTAAAACATTTAAAACCGTACAGCATAAATATCCAATGTTATCATTGGGTAATACTTATTCTGAACAGGATCTAATTGACTTTGATAACCGGATCAGGAAGGCTTTAGGTGATGATTTTGAATATGTTTGTGAGCTTAAGTTCGACGGACTTTCCATGAGTCTGACTTACGAAAATGGCAAATTAGCGCGTGGGGTAACTCGTGGAGATGGCACTAAAGGAGATGATGTTACCACAAACGTTAAAACGATAAAAACCATTCCTCATAAATTAAAAGGAGAAGGTTTTCCTGCTGAATTTGAGATCAGAGGTGAAATATTTATGCACAAAGCAGCTTTTGTAAAGCTCAATGCCGAACGTGAAGAAAACGGAGAACAGCCATTTGCCAATCCTCGCAACTTTGCTTCGGGCACAATGAAAATGCAAGATTCTACAGAAGTAGCAAAACGTCCGTTAGACTGTTTCCTTTACTTTTTGTACGGCGATAATCTTCCTTACAAAACACATTGGGAAAGTTTACAGGCTGTAAAAAGCTGGGGATTTAAAGTATCAGAACACATTAAACTTTGCAAGAATATAAACGAAGTTCTTGACTTCATTCATCTTTTTGAAGATGAACGCTTTAAACTATCGTTTGATATCGATGGAATTGTAATTAAAGTAAATAGCTATGCTCAACAGCAAGAATTAGGGTTTACTGCTAAATCTCCTCGTTGGGCCATTTCTTATAAATACAAAGCACAAGAGGTTGAAACAAAGCTTCTTTCTATCACCTATCAGGTTGGAAGAACAGGCGCCGTTACTCCTGTAGCAAACTTACAACCTGTATTATTAGCCGGAACTACTGTTAAACGAGCAACACTGCATAATGCCAATGAAATTGAACGTTTAGATGTGCGCGAAGGCGATACCGTATTAGTGGAAAAAGGCGGAGAAATTATCCCGAAAATCATTAAAGTTAATTTGGATAAACGTCCAAATGGATTGCCTCCTACGCTGTTTACCACAACTTGCCCTGAATGCGGATCAACATTAACAAGAACTGAAGGAGAAGCCGCTTGGTACTGCCCTAATGATTCTGGCTGTCCACCCCAGATTATTGGTAAAATGCAGCATTTCACCGGACGAAAAGCGATGAATATCGACAGTTTGGGTGATGAAACCATTGTTCAACTCTACAACGCCGAATTGTTGCATAATATCTCTGACATTTATGCTTTAAAAGATAAACGAGACCAACTACGCCAAATGGAGCGTATGGGCGAAAAATCTGTCAATAACTTAATTGAAGGCATCGAGCAATCCAAGCAAATGCCTTTTGAAAAGGTACTTTTCGGATTAGGAATCAGGTATGTTGGAGAAACTGTTGCAAAAAAATTAGCACAACATTTTAAAAATATTGATAACCTTGCAAACGCTAGTTTGCTTGAATTAACTGAAGTTAATGAAATAGGTACACGTATTGCAGAGAGTGTTACCGAATACTTTGCTGAAAACAATCACCGTTTATTGATTGAGCAGCTTAAGCAAGACGGGCTTCAGTTTGAAGTTGAAGAAAAAGAAATTGTGTTGGCAAGCAACAAACTGGAAGGAAAAACTTTCCTTATCTCAGGAGTTTTTGAGGGATTTGGACGTGAAGAGCTGAAAGATCTTATTGAAGCCAATGGGGGAAAAATGTTGAGCAGCATATCATCTAAACTGAATTTCCTGGTGGCCGGAGATAACATGGGCCCATCCAAACTAAAAAAAGCAACCGATTTAAACATTCCGATTATTTCTGATAAAGATCTAATGAGCATGCTGAATTAA
- a CDS encoding DUF6913 domain-containing protein, producing the protein MRTFLANYFLKREAAKVARQAKQLGLDKANSFLILYNASQLEEIKALKEISFNLAQQQKKTVALCLISEKDLPEFRTEARNFNFITPKELNLLSLPKKTTVNELQSTTYDVLINLSAQTNTTLSYLALKAHANFKIAQYLPEESFVYDFMIDCKKDTSIVNFTAQVLHYLSLIKND; encoded by the coding sequence ATGAGAACTTTTTTAGCAAATTACTTTTTAAAACGCGAAGCAGCGAAGGTTGCACGCCAGGCAAAACAGTTGGGCCTCGACAAAGCCAACAGCTTCTTGATTTTATACAATGCGTCACAATTAGAAGAAATTAAAGCACTAAAGGAAATTTCTTTCAATTTAGCCCAGCAACAGAAAAAAACTGTTGCCTTATGCCTTATTAGCGAAAAGGATTTGCCTGAATTTCGAACAGAAGCAAGAAATTTTAATTTTATTACACCAAAAGAGCTAAATCTACTATCGTTACCTAAAAAAACGACAGTAAATGAACTTCAATCAACAACGTATGATGTATTAATTAATCTTTCTGCTCAAACTAATACAACTCTTTCGTATTTAGCATTAAAAGCGCATGCAAATTTTAAGATCGCACAATACCTACCCGAAGAAAGTTTTGTATATGATTTCATGATTGATTGTAAAAAAGACACAAGTATTGTTAATTTTACCGCCCAAGTATTACATTATCTTTCATTAATTAAGAATGACTAG
- the dapA gene encoding 4-hydroxy-tetrahydrodipicolinate synthase has translation MTRRLSGTGVALVTPFNPDGSIDFPGLRNLIEHLIAGGVEYLVPMGTTGETATLSKEEKRKILDFVVEVNANRVPLVAGIGGNDTAAVVEEVKNFKTNGFSAILSVSPYYNKPTQEGIYQHYKLVAENSPLPIILYNVPGRTGSNMTAQTTLRLAELSNIIGIKEASGNFEQFMEIIKNKPKDFLFISGDDGLALPMIALGAEGVISVVGNAFPADFSSMIRKCLEGKFDEARPLHYKLTDIISMLFAEGSPAGVKAFLEELNICGNTVRLPLVNISAELKAKVVAAVKNY, from the coding sequence ATGACTAGAAGACTGAGCGGAACGGGCGTTGCATTGGTTACCCCTTTTAATCCGGATGGAAGTATTGATTTTCCGGGCCTGAGAAACCTGATCGAGCATTTAATTGCCGGAGGTGTTGAATACCTGGTGCCAATGGGTACAACAGGTGAAACTGCTACCCTTTCAAAGGAAGAAAAGCGAAAGATACTTGATTTTGTAGTTGAAGTGAATGCGAATCGTGTTCCTTTGGTTGCCGGAATTGGTGGTAATGATACAGCTGCTGTAGTTGAAGAAGTAAAAAACTTTAAAACTAACGGTTTCTCCGCAATCCTGTCTGTTAGTCCATATTACAACAAACCTACCCAGGAAGGGATTTATCAGCACTATAAACTAGTTGCTGAAAACTCACCTCTTCCTATAATTTTATACAATGTTCCGGGGCGCACTGGGTCAAACATGACTGCTCAAACAACCTTACGTTTAGCTGAACTTTCAAATATCATCGGTATAAAAGAAGCTTCAGGCAACTTTGAACAGTTTATGGAAATCATTAAAAACAAACCAAAAGATTTCCTATTTATTTCGGGTGATGACGGCCTTGCACTACCAATGATTGCATTAGGTGCAGAAGGAGTTATTTCGGTTGTAGGAAACGCCTTCCCAGCTGATTTCTCTTCAATGATTCGCAAATGTTTGGAAGGTAAATTTGACGAAGCTCGCCCATTACATTATAAACTTACTGACATTATAAGTATGCTTTTCGCAGAAGGAAGCCCTGCTGGTGTAAAGGCATTTTTAGAAGAGTTGAATATTTGTGGTAACACGGTTCGTTTACCATTGGTAAATATCAGTGCTGAACTAAAAGCAAAAGTAGTTGCTGCTGTAAAAAACTATTAA
- a CDS encoding histone H1: protein MKKFNEFKALLSSLEGDADKFYNKGNNAAGTRVRKGMQDLKNLAQEIRMEIQETKNKAEA, encoded by the coding sequence ATGAAAAAATTTAATGAATTCAAAGCTTTGTTGTCATCATTAGAAGGTGATGCAGATAAGTTCTACAACAAAGGTAACAATGCTGCCGGTACTCGAGTACGTAAAGGTATGCAGGATTTGAAAAACCTAGCTCAGGAAATCCGCATGGAAATCCAGGAAACAAAAAACAAGGCTGAAGCATAG
- a CDS encoding group III truncated hemoglobin — protein MQIIKNDISNFSDIQLLVDTFYDKIKNDSLLGPIFNGIIKDKWDVHLKKMYSFWNTILFSEPGYTGSPFPPHAKLPVQKEHFDHWLILFSGTVNSLFEGEKANEALWRAQRMAEMFNFKIEHFRNNGNLSIL, from the coding sequence ATGCAAATTATCAAAAATGATATAAGTAACTTTTCAGATATACAACTCTTGGTGGATACATTTTATGATAAAATCAAGAACGATAGCCTTTTGGGGCCAATTTTCAATGGTATTATTAAAGATAAGTGGGATGTCCATTTAAAGAAGATGTATAGCTTTTGGAATACTATCTTATTTTCTGAACCAGGGTACACAGGCAGTCCCTTCCCTCCCCATGCAAAACTCCCTGTACAAAAGGAACATTTCGATCATTGGCTCATTTTATTTTCCGGTACTGTAAACAGTTTATTTGAAGGAGAAAAGGCAAACGAAGCGTTATGGCGAGCTCAACGAATGGCAGAAATGTTTAACTTCAAGATTGAACACTTCCGTAATAACGGCAATCTTTCTATATTGTAA